A genome region from Manis pentadactyla isolate mManPen7 chromosome 5, mManPen7.hap1, whole genome shotgun sequence includes the following:
- the LOC130683865 gene encoding rho-related GTP-binding protein RhoQ-like gives MAHGPGALMLKCVVVGDGAVGKTCLLMSYANDAFPEEYVPTVFDHYAVSVTVGGKQYLLGLYDTAGQEDYDRLRLLSYPMTDVFLTCFSVVNSASFQNVKEEWVPELKEYAPDVLFLLIGTQIDLRDDPKTLARLNGMKEKPVCVEQGQKLAKEIGACCYVECSALTQKGLKTVFDEAILTPKKHTVKKRTGSRCMNCCLIT, from the coding sequence ATGGCTCACGGGCCCGGCGCGCTGATGCTCAAGTGCGTGGTGGTCGGCGACGGGGCGGTGGGCAAGACGTGCCTACTCATGAGCTATGCCAACGACGCCTTTCCGGAGGAGTACGTGCCCACCGTCTTCGACCACTACGCAGTCAGCGTCACCGTGGGGGGCAAGCAGTACCTCCTGGGACTCTACGACACGGCCGGACAGGAAGACTATGATCGTCTGAGGCTTTTATCTTATCCAATGACTGATGTCTTCCTTACATGCTTCTCTGTGGTAAATTCAGCCTCATTTCAAAATGTGAAAGAGGAGTGGGTACCAGAACTGAAGGAATATGCACCAGATGTACTCTTTTTATTAATAGGAACTCAGATTGATCTCCGAGATGACCCCAAAACTTTAGCAAGACTGAATGGTATGAAAGAAAAACCTGTATGTGTGGAACAAGGACAGAAACTAGCAAAAGAGATAGGAGCATGCTGCTATGTGGAATGTTCAGCTTTAACCCAGAAGGGATTGAAGACTGTTTTTGATGAGGCTATTTTAACtccaaagaaacacacagtaaaaaaaagaacaggatcaagatGTATGAACTGTTGTTTGATTACGTGA